In Thalassospira sp. ER-Se-21-Dark, the genomic stretch GGTAATTGCCGTGACAGTTCCGTGCTTAAGGCCAGTGGGGATGACCCGGATACCCGCCTCTTCCAGCGCGGCCTGCGTTTCCTCAGGCGCGAGATCACAGGCGATATCGACATCGACCAGATCACGTTTAAGCAACGCATCGCGCACGACGCCGCCAACAAAGCGCGCACAGCCACCTTGCTGCGCAATGGCATCAAACACGCGGGCGGTATCATCGGCGACCATGATCCCGTATGGCCGCAATCTGCCGGTTACTTCGAGTGCTGTCATCGTTGCCTTGTTGCCACCTGTCATATCAAGTGCCACGACGGTGGCTGGGCTGTTCTATTCCTTGGGTTCGAAATAGCCCGGCTCGACCACGCCGTCACGCAATACCGGCGCATGATAAATGGAATCGGGCGGCGCACCAGTCCCAAGTGCAGTGAAAATCAGGATTGCAGCGGTCAGCAACACGCCCAAACCAAACAGCATCAGCCACGGCCCCTTGTTCCATGGCGGGATGATATCATGACCTTCACGGATGGCCTTGGCACGGGCCCATTTCAGCCACAGCCCGTAAATCACAAAGGGCAGGATCAGAGGAAGACCGATCTGGATGATTTGTCGCAACATAAAGCTCTGTCCTAATATTCGGATTAACGGTTAAGCGATGGCGCATTGGCCCGGATGACTTCAGAGAAGTTGACCAGCATCCCGGCGGTCGCGCCCCAGATGTAATATTCGCGATACGGAATCGCAAAATACCGCCTGCGGGTGCCCTCAAACGTCACGGTTTGCAGTTTCTGATTTCGCGGATCAAGAATGAAACTGAGCGGCACTTCAAAAACTTCGGCCACTTCGTGGTCATCGGGCTTAAGATCAAATGGCGGTGTAATCAGACCGACAACCGGGGTCACCTGATAGCCGGTCACGGTGTAATAATCATCAATCCGCCCCACCAGATCGATGTGACGGCGGGCAAGACCAATTTCTTCCTCTGTCTCGCGGAGCGCGGTTTCTTCAAGGGTGGCGTCGAATTCTTCCTGCCGCCCACCGGGGAAGCTGATTTGACCTGCATGGTCACTGAGATGATCGGTACGCCTTGTCAGGATCACATGCAAACCCGCTTCGCGCTTGACC encodes the following:
- a CDS encoding CoA pyrophosphatase is translated as MTPDDIVAALRAPTGDVLQRRGDHAVDFPGSKSRARAFADGELISRPAAVLVPLVKREAGLHVILTRRTDHLSDHAGQISFPGGRQEEFDATLEETALRETEEEIGLARRHIDLVGRIDDYYTVTGYQVTPVVGLITPPFDLKPDDHEVAEVFEVPLSFILDPRNQKLQTVTFEGTRRRYFAIPYREYYIWGATAGMLVNFSEVIRANAPSLNR